The Erigeron canadensis isolate Cc75 chromosome 4, C_canadensis_v1, whole genome shotgun sequence genome window below encodes:
- the LOC122598465 gene encoding protein MCM10 homolog, which yields MSATTTRRTTTEQQEDCDDLDLLLSLDDRVLETPPSSPPGYLSDDGSTRQRGQANMSVFRTAVEDCLDYKPETSKKNPISSRGKTSNNDENVEKFSGLRIRNQLVSREELSDRFADIRFVRLSTIKNLISGDTLSGCWATAGVLCGKGEKRMSTTGKPYSIWEIGCLNEKTISLFLFGNAYQKNCNEEVGTVYALFNCNARMNPKSKEGFTLTVFSAPQMLKMGTSADFGRCKSCSLVINKRSGIYCKSHKKNASEKYSSKRAEFMGGNLRTAFNFRDKMQSEGIYMVDNQKNVAKPGQPKKVLSVEGLRKALSNAGNVTNNAYSQGIRFLSEVAGKPNASLNQPNKSSDKRKSSVVGSNMPEVKTSQQVNAKRVKIEKGQTSAEKVKQGSGKMVELELISSDDEF from the exons atgtcagCAACAACAACGAGAAGAACAACAACAGAACAACAAGAAGACTGTGATGACTTGGATCTTCTTCTTTCGCTTGATGATCGGGTTCTCGAAACCCCGCCTTCTTCCCCTCCAG gATACCTATCTGATGATGGATCAACCAGGCAGAGGGGACAAGCAAACATGTCTGTCTTCAGGACTGCTGTTGAAGATTGTCTTGATTACAAGCCTGAAACCTCCAAGAAGAATCCCATTTCTAGCCGTGGGAAGACCTCAAATAATGATGAGAATGTTGAAAAGTTCTCGGGTTTGAGAATCCG gaaCCAGTTGGTGTCACGGGAAGAATTGAGTGATCGCTTTGCAGATATTCGTTTTGTTCGCTTATCAACAATAAA GAATCTTATATCAGGGGATACACTTTCTGGTTGTTGGGCAACTGCGGGAGTTTTATGTGGAAAGGGTGAAAAAAGGATGAGTACTACAGGAAAGCCCTACTCGATATGGGAGATAGGGTGTTTAAATGAGAAAACCATTTCTCTTTTCTTGTTTGGAAATGCCTATCAGAAGAACTGCAATGAAGAAGTTGGAACAGTATATGCCCTCTTTAATTGCAATGCCAGGATGAACCCAAAATCG AAAGAAGGGTTTACTTTGACTGTTTTTTCTGCTCCACAAATGTTAAAAATGGGAACTTCTGCCGATTTTGGACGCTGCAAGTCTTGTTCATTAGTTATCAACAA GCGTTCGGGAATATACTGCAAGTCCCATAAAAAG AATGCATCAGAAAAATATTCAAGTAAAAGAGCGGAGTTCATGGGAGG GAATCTAAGGACAGCCTTCAACTTCAGAGATAAAATGCAATCAGAAGGCATCTACATGGTTGACAACCAGAAAAATGTAGCAAAGCCTGGACAGCCAAAGAAAGTTCTGTCCGTGGAGGGATTACGAAAGGCGTTAAG TAATGCAGGAAATGTGACAAATAATGCTTACTCGCAAGGCATAAGATTTCTATCTGAAGTTGCAG GGAAACCAAATGCAAGTCTTAACCAACCAAATAAGAGCTCAGATAAAAG aaaatcATCGGTTGTGGGGTCAAACATGCCTGAAGTCAAAACAAGTCAACAAGTTAATGCAAAGAGAGTAAAAATTGAGAAAGGTCAAACGTCTGCAGAAAAAGTCAAACAAGGTTCAGGCAAGATGGTTGAGTTAGAACTTATTAGTTCAGATGATGAGttttaa
- the LOC122595223 gene encoding rac-like GTP-binding protein 5 has translation MSASRFIKCVTVGDGAVGKTCMLISYTSNTFPTDYVPTVFDNFSANVVVDGSTVNLGLWDTAGQEDYNRLRPLSYRGADVFILAFSLISKASYENVSKKWIPELRHYAPGVPIILVGTKLDLRDDKQFFVDHPGAVPITTAQGEELKKLIGAPAYIECSSKTQQNVKAVFDAAIKVVLQPPKQKKKKKRKGQKACSIL, from the exons ATGAGTGCATCAAGATTCATAAAGTGTGTGACAGTTGGTGATGGGGCTGTTGGAAAGACTTGTATGCTTATTTCTTACACCAGCAACACTTTCCCCACT GATTACGTACCAACTGTTTTCGACAATTTTAGTGCAAATGTGGTAGTCGATGGAAGCACCGTTAATCTTGGGTTGTGGGATACCGCAG GGCAAGAAGATTACAATAGATTGAGACCTTTGAGTTATCGTGGTGCTGATGTCTTTATACTGGCGTTTTCTCTCATTAGCAAGGCAAGCTATGAGAACGTCTCTAAAAAG TGGATTCCTGAATTGAGGCATTATGCACCCGGTGTTCCAATAATTCTTGTTGGAACAAAGCTAG ATCTTCGTGATGACAAGCAGTTCTTTGTAGACCATCCTGGCGCAGTTCCAATCACAACAGCTCAG GGAGAGGAGCTGAAGAAGCTAATTGGTGCCCCTGCTTATATTGAGTGTAGCTCAAAAACACAGCAG AATGTGAAGGCTGTTTTTGATGCTGCCATTAAAGTGGTTCTGCAGCCCccaaagcaaaagaagaaaaagaagcgAAAGGGTCAAAAGGCATGCTCGATATTGTGA